Part of the Xiphophorus couchianus chromosome 2, X_couchianus-1.0, whole genome shotgun sequence genome, agctacgtctcagtgcaacactggtaaaaatgttgttaaagggttaatagaggagccatgttgtgatgacgtggTTTCGGAgaaagcaggagtttcttaaagagacagaggcccaaattTCAGGGTGCTAAATTACAAcgttcatttttttaaagtcacatttgatatatatcacattttataacaactgaaggtaaaataGTTACTTGGTTTTGGTATAACATGACACTATATgattggaaaatacataatactgcctctttaaattaGTAAGTAACATAAAGTTAAGACCAAATATAATCGCATTCTTGGCATACTTAGGTTTAAAttggtctttgttttctttggtccAGAAGTAATGTTAGTGATTTTGAAGTGACTGAATCCCCCCAGAGTTGAATATTttagagaatctgtggaggcagctaagattagggtgatggctcGGAGTTTTTCTGACCGCAGATATTTGGAGCGTCtcaccaaagataaatcatcaaaGTAGGAGGGGAAATGCTCAGCTGTAAATGCGTAATTTTCCCCCTAGTAGCATTTTTATGAAGTCATgtttataaacatttaacactaatTCAGAGGGAAATGAACCAATCGATCATCAGCTCATCAGTTGTTCCTGTATTTTCTCTCTAGAAGCTAATGCATGGCGCTTGTGCTGCTGTGGTTTGCAGCAAAACCTTTCAGAGTCTAAATTCATGCTCATCATTGACAAACTGGGCATTTTAAAAACTCCATAAAAATCAACCAACCAGTGACAGGAGTTGAACTCCAGTAATGGAAGAAAACCtctaactttttaaagttttagaaaacataTCGATTAGTAGCTGGTCATGTCTATTTTCTTCACAaggtttaaaatatattatcgAATTGTGTACATATGCATTAAAGTGCATTAAAAATTGTCATCTTTCAAAGATgacaattaaaaatttaatatttttgatatttaacagcagtaaaatatcaaaaatatacacagcttacatttaaaacttcagtcaaaattcagatttatatgtaaatgaaatcatttttgcaACTTTGTTTGCTACTAATCTTAATTCTAATTGCTGACCCTGCTGATCCTGTTCTAGACAAGGCACTGAAAGACATATTGGACCAGGTTCTGCTGAGCGGATACTTTGACCGGATTGCATCTCACCAAAACGGAGtgtgtgaggaagaggaggaggaagagccgGCAGCTGTGGCGGCAGCAGTGGCACCAGTCGCCGAGTCATCAGAGGCAGAAGAGCAGACAGTTGATCCAGGTAGCGAgttcttaaaaattatttttcagaattaaGTCATCCAGTAGTTAAATCTGCTCACCGTTCTCCGTTAACTTGACAGAAACTGAAGTCGCGGAGGAATTTACGGAGGTACTCACAGTGGAAACCACAGAAGTGAGAatagcaacaaacaaaaatctttactgggtttttattttatttatgcttttcaaacatttttatttgtttttttgtttcagttcataAACAGACAGTTCATTCCAGACAGTTCGTACAGTGGCAGTGAAAAGGAGCAGGCGGATGAGTGGACCAGGGAACCCGAGGTGTGTAGCAGAcccgttttattttttacagctgatgtttagtaaaaaataatttgtggaaaattgattaaaatgatAGATGTGAAGCAAAGTGTGTTTTGTAGATGAGCATTAACAAGTTATATTTAGGTCTGtcacaaaaactaattttgctggacgataaattgtcccagaagttattgtgataaacgataatattgttttcaattaatataatagtaataatggcaGTGTCAAGAATCaattctttaaattttaatgaacatcggaactggaagacattttaaatatcaaacataaataaaaaaaacaacagaaacgacaaataaaatgaattatgaagtgcCTGTaaaaattatctttcaaaaaaaggtctggttgagaccaaagcagcagaatgacgacttttatcattcagtttttggtaaaaagagagaaaagagcaaaacgataaattatgcaaatgatcaatttatcatgcaattaattgatctATTGTTCACTTTAACAGCCCTAGTTATATTATGCTAGGGATGCTCCGATCAGGTCTTTGCTGCCGATTCCGATACCGATCACTCATGAGGCCGATCTCTGCCGATTacctggattggctgttaatttttcgcTTTAGGTATAAATGCTGCTATGTGAtctgacaaaatgggaaaatgatCTATCAATAAATTCACCTGATTTAgacataaattacaaaatatttgcagGCACAATACAGCTATTCAGTCAAAAGAACAACTGAAAAACCTTCAATCAGtacaatatttaacagtaaggcTCTCAGTACCATAAATTATgcataagtcaaataaatatcaCAACACTGCCTATATCAAATaatgttaagaaaaaagaaatattcatttagaGTCAAATGCAGGTTGCATCAAAATATACAATCCTGAGTTACTGAATTAAAACTTCCTGAGAGTttggctagctgattaatgctggttctgattggctggttgtGACTGAGCGGAGTAATTATGCAGAAcacaggaggaggcagaggaaatttttttttttttttcttcagagatTATCTCGTGTTTTTACATAGCAAAAGTTTTAATgcatatgtaaaatatttttttgtttaagtcacacgctgcagctttaagcagacgTTCGGTGTGAGAGTTCACTGTGGGTGTAGCAGAAGCGAAGCTacgtctgtgaaatattactaccagtaGCGCATAGCGAAGGTCCAACAGCgagagcagaaccagcgtcTTACACCACCAGCTGGaagacttaaattatttttcaggttatttgtttagttttctgacCGTGATGCTCTTCCAGGTGAGTATTGGTAGCTGTGCTCTGCTTTATCTGCTATCTAGCCGCTCCggatgtcctttttttttttgcctgcagTGAGCCTCGATGTAGCCAAACTTTGTCAAGtgtctataaataaaatctcacattttttcagaccaaatttttatttcttgctttcttttctcaaaaagaaattacaaataacataaaatatctttaaaaactggtttttatttcaaccaTCCTTTTTGTGAGCTCACCTGAATTTTAAAGCCCagataattaaaagttttaaaacttaaacaagATGGCGGGCCTTCAGCAGGTTGATGAATCGGTAAAATTGATATTGCCCGTTGAAATATATTTCTctgtttggattattttaatgcaataaactcagtaaagtttatttactaAGAAAAAGAAGCTCAGAACTTGTGTTACAGTGTGAGAATTAAACAACATAgatgaaaaataacacatttttatactgTTGTTGTGCAACACATATTTAGGGATGTTTATTTATAATCTTACAGGCTATTGAggacagattatttttttaatcactgcTGCTTTCTTTTACACCAACTAAGCTGTGAGTCTGGAGTAAAATCCCTCGGCTATGAAACACTCAAAGGACGTGAATTCAGAACGGCTTTTGCtaatgaaacttttaatcaCTCTTTCAGGCTGTCGGTGccttgcagcagcagcaacctGTACAGCCGACAGCTCCACCTGTTGCTCTGGAGACCCATCCCATGAACCTCGCATCTCCCGTTCCCCCGACTGACCCCATGGTCCGCAAGCAGGTGGTGCAGGACCTGATGGCACAGATGCAGGGAACGTACAACTTCATGCAGGTGAGGTCGGGTCGCTGTGcaacagtagctgcgtttccattaaacacaCGCAAAACGTTGTCAATATTTCGCTAATgtcaaagaaacacaatttattcTAGAATTGCGCCACTCAGGGTGGCAGGACGTTGGAGTAGCTCTGTGCtttcattgagatttttttctcactgcctTTGTAGGGAAATAGCTTTTCCTTGAATTACTGTTCATGATTATTTTCATGACTGTTTTGGGGAAGGCAGAGCGTCTTCAGTAAGAGGCTTCTCCAGATTCCCTGTAACACTGTCCGCTACAAGAGATCTTAACTGCCAACAGCCTTCACTACCTGTAATAACTCTTTgcagaatttgaattaatgagtaattaattcaaattaattactggtttacattcaaagtctatgtggaggcatGTCGAGGGCTTGTTGAGGCTTGTTTTGCATGTCTAGCGCGCCGCGATATGGAGCATTTGACGCGTCCAACAAATAGGCCAGCAATGGAAAACAACAGCTTGAGTGATTCTGATGTGCCCTCGACAATTTATTATCAAGTAAAATTTGGAGCGTTGGAAACGTTTTTGACATGCATAACGCAAGAAAACGCGccattacaacatttaatttccttttgggatcaaagaatgttttaatttgattccATTACATAAACTAAATTGAAGTCACACGTGAATACGTGTGTTCAATTATAGAGAACGTCCTGTGTCGTCATCCtctaactacttcctgttgttcttCATGGTTTGTGTCAGtggtaacatccagttgttgatcatgtgactcgagtttccattgcagttttgagaaataaaccaatttcaatacgGCCAGAAAAACCCACCTCATCCTTTGGGTGAaagcgattttttttttatttattttttttaaattgccgtttctccattaataaaatgtattttctaaatgtgaaaTTGCTCAGTTAAGTGGTCGATGGAAACGCAGTTGCTGTGTGATCTCGTTGTCGTATGTTATTAAGTTTTTCTGCTCTCAGGACTCCATGTTGGAGTTTGACGGACAGCCCATCGATCCCGCCATCGTGTCAGCACAGCCGATGAAACCTGCTCAGCCTTTGGACTTACCGCAGATGGTTTGTCCTCCAAGTACGTTTGACCCGATTAAATGCCGTGTTGTGGTTTAACGGGGGAAATCTGGTTGCGTCTGATTAAAGTGCGACTGTTGCAGGTCACCCTGAGTCCCGGCCAACGCAACCCACTTCTGTTTCTGTACAGCCTGAGCCCACACAAGTGAGTATTTACCCATGAGCACCATGCAGGTTGCCATAGTGACGGCAATATCAAACGGCTGTGTTGTCTTCAGGTCCCCATCGTCTCACCGACACCGCCGCCGTTGTACCAGACCTCTCACACACCAGATTCTCGACCCTCAACAGAACCAATCGACCCAATCCAGGTGAAGCAGCTTTTCTCTGGCGTCTATCAGTCCCACAGGAATTATcaagttatttattaatttttaagatTGGTAAAGGATTCAGACCCTTTGAACTTCTAGTAACAAATGTGGGGGTATTTTATTTGggtggagtaaaaaaaaaacacaaaccagtgCATGTGGTAGAGCAGTGAAGTGACAACAATGCTTGGCTTCAAGATTTTTCTTATCAAATTCAGTGTGCATGAACATTTAAGCccattttactctgatacccttaaaaaaaatttactgaaaTCTAACAAGATTGCATTGTTTGTTGGATGCAATCTAACGTTTGCATCCAACAGGAATGCAATCCaacgtttgattaaaagcctatactttggaaaaacattttttggttctcacattttttctcgctgtctgaagttaaatcagataaaatttctcttgttttaggtcagttagaaataccagaattatttttgttgaatgGCAGGAAACTTGATGAGATTTTTTGTACCTTTTTCAGACCAGTTGGTTGTATAGGGAGTGTGTAAGAGAAACATTTcgaaacataaaattttgtcttattttagttTACCTTGTCAGTACTGTAGAATACTATCAAAAGATGCTATTAACAATAGTcataaatgatttaataaaacgGTGAATTGAAGCTCTTCTTCAGAGCTTCTTTAGTTCGTATTGTTTTATCTCCAGAGTCTGGTGCTGGAATAGTTTGAAAACTTTCCTGAATTTTTGGATTTTACTGTGGGGGGAAAAGTGAACGAACCTTGTAACCATTTCTAGCAAACCATTGTCAGGAAAGTGTCTTAAAATGCAGATAATGGACTAAtatatcaataatcaataaatggTCATGGCGGAGCTTGTGGTTAGAATAACTTTGTCCTTATCTGATGACCCTAACGAGCAGAAAGTGTTGAAACAAATTTTCTGCCTTCAAGAGAACGTCTGACCACTCTGGTATCCATTTTCACTTGTTGCTTTTTagcaaaaacaatttacagAAGGAAAATATCTGTGTCTTACTAATAATTTATGAAGTGAAAATCTCAtttgcagcaacaacaaaaaactctaATCTGCCCTAAAACTCCAGCTTCAGCCTTTCAGCAGCATACATATCCATCCCAACCCTAAATGTAATGTGTGTTGTGTCTCCCTCTGCAACAGACCTCCATGTCATTGTCGTCAGAACAGCCTCCCCCCTCCACAGCTCTCCCTCCTGCCTCTCAGACGCAGGTCTTTCAGCCTGTTTCCAAAGCTCCTCACAGCAGTGGCATCAATGTCAATGCAGCTCCATTCCAGTCAATGCAAACAGTAAGGCCGTGATgatacttcctgtttctctgtctCAACGTCAAACCAGTCTCATACTGCCTTTAGCCACTGAATGCAAACTAATGCTTCtcttgtgtgtttgtctgcaTTGTTCTGCATGACATAATGTCAGTAGCTGCTGAGGCTCATATTAGCTTTTCACCAGAGGCCTGAGTGCAGCCAAAGATTCGACTTTAAGACTTAGCAAAAAACCAGAGTGCACATTTGATGAGAAAACATGgatgcctgttttttttttctttttttctgcagcgtTATGTTTATTTTCCCATCATGTTacagcagttttgttttacaaatccAGGTGCTGCAAGGAGAGCAGTATTCCTTATCAGTTTAGAAGGTGTTCATGTCTGTAGCTCAGGATAATTTCTGGTCAttctcttaaaaatgtttgagagaaaaataaaagtgagcAAAAGGCAGCTTGGAATTGAGTGGAAAGTCTCCAAAAGTGACGACTGTATGTTTCCAACTAGTTCACCTTAGTCAAAAGTAGTGACAGTAAGATTTGATTCATAAAGAACGATTTTTAGAAGAAGACATCGGAAGAACACAGCAGTTTGGAAACCTAAATAACCAGCACTCTACTAAGGGATTTAAAAGCTAATTGTCTCAAGCCCGGTCGTTTGATTCACCAAAACTCGTAGCATTCAGATAGAGGTCATTGTTTCTGCTCTAGTTCTGTCCTCCATTGTTAATCTGATATCCAAAGGCATTTTCCTCCCAACAATTGTTTGCTGTAAGGAACCATGGAGTAATTACATAAGTCCATTCTCTATTGTAGAGAAAAGATTGGTAGGTCTTCAACCTGTGGCTCTTTGGAGCTTCCATAATGGCtctgaaaaattaatttcagaagagaggaattaaacaattaaaaaagaaattagatatAACAAATGTAGAATTGAAGTATTTGTTAAACATCTAATTTCCATGcacaaaaatagcttttttgcatttaatttctaCTATAGAATGGCATAGCTATCAGcaatatttattagtttttcctCCTCATTTTTTTGGAAACTAAGTGCTCTTTTCATTTACatcattttccacaaacatcaatatcccatagaagaaaatgtatcaacctcttttgtaaatgtttgatttttttggttttgtttttgcttttaaacctaaaaacagaaatgtaaaaaatgaccACAAATTTCCTATAGCAAATATTCACTCAAAAGTTTTCAGGGTGTAACTGCACTACAGTAATGTAAATGTCAAAGTGTTAAGTCGGGTAACTTTAATGCTTTAACACCACAAACGTATAAAACGTAAAAACCACtgagaaataattttctttcctgaagaactttatgctcacaaacagcTCTTGTTGCCTTGGCAACAGACATAAGATTACTGGTGTGTGGATTGTATTCACTTCTTTCTTTGACagtatttcatcttttttctgtCGCCAATAAGTTTAACACTTATTGTTTAACACTTATTTAACACTTAATATCAGAGCAAAATGTGGAGAAACTTCTTTTAGTTTAttacttagcaacccagaacaagaatcaaacGTGGAGAATCAACATTTAACTTTATACAAACCAGAACTCAACCCAGAACAACTGGAACGAACATCTAGTTTTTTACTTCaccaatatttagttttatacttttcGCCCTTTTGTCTTTCTCctggttgtgttttgtttgtattaccTTCtgattcatgtaaagcactttgaactgccttgttgctgaaaatgtggtatataaataaagttacctTACATATCAGCTTGACCTTTTTCTATTGACAGGAAACAGCGTAAtgaactgtttcctgtttctcaAGATGTAGCCATAAAGTTCTTTTGTCAGAAAatgcttttgaaatattttgcttcCAGAAGTCGAGCCTGGATTACGATTTatgaagattttaaattttaagtgtTAGTTGATTGTTGTTTGATTCTAAAATGTATCTGCCAGTTTTCTGAGCATTGGAGCATTAACTGTTTTCATGCCATGATTTTTTCCATCCAGGAATGTGATCAGAGATTACATATAATCTGGATTAATATCCCTCTTATGTACATGAAGCTTCTGATGGCTCTGTGTATCTCTCTGCTGTATTTATGGGTTTCTTACACATCCAGTAAATGAAGAACGTGGTTTACATCACAGCTAATGAACCCGTGAGCTTTCCTCTGGTTTTGGCTTCACCTCAATGTGGCCTTTGTTTGTCCCGTTAGGTGTTCAACCTTAATGCCCCAGTCCCGCCAGCTAATGAGCCCGAGGGCCTGAACCAGGCCAACCAGTACCAGAACAGCTACAACCCGGCTTTCAGCAGCCAGTCGCAGCACTCTGTGGAGCAGACAGACATTCAGTCTGAGCAGCTACAGGCTGGTGGGTAATTACTTCAGTAGTTTTACATTCTTTACGTTATCGACGGCCGTGTGACTTTTGTTTCTGTCGATGCCCGTCTCCAGTAGTCGGTGCCTTCCACGCCCAGGACCAGAGCGGGGCCCACCAGCAGCCTCCTCAGCAGGGCCCGGGTTTCGGCAGGCAGGCTCAGTCCTTCTACAACAGCAGAGGCATGAGCCGCGGCGGGCCCAGAAACGCCCGCGGCTTGATCAACGGCTACAGAGGCGCCTCCAACGGGTTCAGAGGTCAGCGCTCACCTGCAccagggctgaaacgattaattgtgattaatcgactactgaaataatcgtcaactaatttagtaatcagttgattaactgaagtatacagactctggaaaaacaaaacatttgctgaaagaacagcaCACTCA contains:
- the caprin1b gene encoding caprin-1b isoform X1, which translates into the protein MPSAMNANRTVQSASPEVGSAPGSMGGCGQSEVLKQVLGVIDKKVRNMEKKKSKLDDYKVRKNKGEGLNQDQLEALSKYQEVMHNLEFARELHKTFITLGQDLQKVGKKSARREQLQREEAEQRRLKNVLELQFVLDRLGDEAVRQDLKQGVGGSPLLTDGDLSTFDEFYKLVGPERDQSVRLIDQYEEASVHLWDLLEGRDKAVVGTTYKALKDILDQVLLSGYFDRIASHQNGVCEEEEEEEPAAVAAAVAPVAESSEAEEQTVDPETEVAEEFTEVLTVETTEFINRQFIPDSSYSGSEKEQADEWTREPEAVGALQQQQPVQPTAPPVALETHPMNLASPVPPTDPMVRKQVVQDLMAQMQGTYNFMQDSMLEFDGQPIDPAIVSAQPMKPAQPLDLPQMVCPPSHPESRPTQPTSVSVQPEPTQVPIVSPTPPPLYQTSHTPDSRPSTEPIDPIQTSMSLSSEQPPPSTALPPASQTQVFQPVSKAPHSSGINVNAAPFQSMQTVFNLNAPVPPANEPEGLNQANQYQNSYNPAFSSQSQHSVEQTDIQSEQLQAVVGAFHAQDQSGAHQQPPQQGPGFGRQAQSFYNSRGMSRGGPRNARGLINGYRGASNGFRGGYDAYRPPFASAPNSGYGQPQFNTPRDYPNGSFQRDGYQQNYKRGAGQGPRGVSRSSTQAIRS
- the caprin1b gene encoding caprin-1b isoform X3 — translated: MPSAMNANRTVQSASPEVGSAPGSMGGCGQSEVLKQVLGVIDKKVRNMEKKKSKLDDYKVRKNKGEGLNQDQLEALSKYQEVMHNLEFARELHKTFITLGQDLQKVGKKSARREQLQREEAEQRRLKNVLELQFVLDRLGDEAVRQDLKQGVGGSPLLTDGDLSTFDEFYKLVGPERDQSVRLIDQYEEASVHLWDLLEGRDKAVVGTTYKALKDILDQVLLSGYFDRIASHQNGVCEEEEEEEPAAVAAAVAPVAESSEAEEQTVDPETEVAEEFTEVLTVETTEFINRQFIPDSSYSGSEKEQADEWTREPEAVGALQQQQPVQPTAPPVALETHPMNLASPVPPTDPMVRKQVVQDLMAQMQGTYNFMQDSMLEFDGQPIDPAIVSAQPMKPAQPLDLPQMVCPPSHPESRPTQPTSVSVQPEPTQVPIVSPTPPPLYQTSHTPDSRPSTEPIDPIQVFNLNAPVPPANEPEGLNQANQYQNSYNPAFSSQSQHSVEQTDIQSEQLQAVVGAFHAQDQSGAHQQPPQQGPGFGRQAQSFYNSRGMSRGGPRNARGLINGYRGASNGFRGGYDAYRPPFASAPNSGYGQPQFNTPRDYPNGSFQRDGYQQNYKRGAGQGPRGVSRSSTQAIRS
- the caprin1b gene encoding caprin-1b isoform X2; translated protein: MPSAMNANRTVQSASPEVGSAPGSMGGCGQSEVLKQVLGVIDKKVRNMEKKKSKLDDYKVRKNKGEGLNQDQLEALSKYQEVMHNLEFARELHKTFITLGQDLQKVGKKSARREQLQREEAEQRRLKNVLELQFVLDRLGDEAVRQDLKQGVGGSPLLTDGDLSTFDEFYKLVGPERDQSVRLIDQYEEASVHLWDLLEGRDKAVVGTTYKALKDILDQVLLSGYFDRIASHQNGVCEEEEEEEPAAVAAAVAPVAESSEAEEQTVDPETEVAEEFTEVLTVETTEFINRQFIPDSSYSGSEKEQADEWTREPEAVGALQQQQPVQPTAPPVALETHPMNLASPVPPTDPMVRKQVVQDLMAQMQGTYNFMQDSMLEFDGQPIDPAIVSAQPMKPAQPLDLPQMVCPPSHPESRPTQPTSVSVQPEPTQVPIVSPTPPPLYQTSHTPDSRPSTEPIDPIQTSMSLSSEQPPPSTALPPASQTQVFQPVSKAPHSSGINVNAAPFQSMQTVFNLNAPVPPANEPEGLNQANQYQNSYNPAFSSQSQHSVEQTDIQSEQLQAVGAFHAQDQSGAHQQPPQQGPGFGRQAQSFYNSRGMSRGGPRNARGLINGYRGASNGFRGGYDAYRPPFASAPNSGYGQPQFNTPRDYPNGSFQRDGYQQNYKRGAGQGPRGVSRSSTQAIRS